In Methanoregula formicica SMSP, the DNA window ACATCTTCAAGGCGAAAAAGCTCGCCCTGCGCCAGCACAACATCGCCGATGTCCAGATCCTGCAAAAGCCGATGGACGGACAGGCCGCCGGTGCAGAGGACAGCCTGTAATTCTCTTTTTTCTCTATCAATTCACGGCATTCGAATGTGCAGGATTATGCCTGTACGCAACGTACCAGATCAGTAAATGTTTGTCTTTGCCCATGCATTCCTTGGGGCACTCATAGGCCTTGGATTCTGGAAGCTGGCTGGTGACCGGCGTGCGCTTCCGCTGTGTATTCTCAGTGCACTCCTGCCCGACCTCCTTAACAAGCCGCTTGCCCTGCTGTTTCCGGGTCTGCTTGGCGCTGGCAGGACCATTGCACATTCCCTGTTCTTCTTCTCCCTTGTTCTGATTGCAGGTCTCCTCGTGTGGCAGTACCGACATACCCTTCTCGGAATGGCATGTGCATGTGGTATCCTCTCCCATCAGGTTCTCGATGCCATGTGGAGCGTACCGGCGACCTGGTTCTTCCCGATATGTGGTCCGTTCCCGACATTTATCCTCCCTGATTATCTTGGCCACTACTTCTGGCTGGAAATCTCCTCGCTCTCCGAGTGGATTTTTGCGTTCGCCAGCCTTGTTATCCTCATCTGCTGGAGTATGGGGAAGCCGGAATTCCCCACCCCCGTCATGACAAAACAACGGATTGCAGCATTGCAGGTATTCGCGGCCCTCTTTCTCGGGATCATGGGTGTATATCTGATTGTCTTTGGTCCGGCTGCGGTTCCCCATGCTTTCTTTGCCCCGACATATGATCCGGTAACGGATATCATGGTAGGGATCATGGCCCTGTGCGGTGCGGTTGTCCTCGTGAAATGGCCTGTGTCGGCCACTGTTCCTGAATGAGGCGGAAGACAACCGGGATAAACTATTTCCTGCAGAATACACGAATTGCCTGTATGGCATGAAAAACGGAAGCGGGCCTGGGGGGATTCGAACCCCCGGCATCCGGGTTAGAAGCCCGGCGCTATGTCCAGGCTAAGCCACAGGCCCGTGTGCCTTCTATTTTCGCGCTCGTGGATAATTAATCTGTTTCACGCTGGTCCCCTAAACCTTCACGCGGAAAATGCCGCGAGGAGCGCGCCACCGAATAAATTTAATAAAATATATCTTATTCGGGTTCCTATCATCTACCCTGATACGATTAGTGGGTGTTTTTCCATGAAGACCATCAGCATAGTACTTAGTCTGCTCGTCTTGGTTCTTATAGTGGTCCCGGTAGCTGCGGGACCATCAATCAGTTCCATCAGTCCAACGTATGGCTATACCGGAACTCCGACTACTGTTACGATTTCAGGGACAGAACTTGATGTTTCTTCTGTGGGTGTAAAACTGATGAAAGGCTCAACAAACATCAGCGATATCCCGGTTGGGACTCATACTGCTTCAACGATTGTCTGTACTTTCCCATCAGATTTGGCAGTGGGAACTTGGAGTCTGATTGTAGTTAATAAGACAGATAATACCGAGTCAAACAAGCTGGTAGATATTTTCATCGAGCGTGAGGCGATTTCGCTGTCATCAGTATCTCCCGCAAGCGGCCGGACCAACAACGTAAGCACGAAAATCTCGGTTGTCGGTGAGGGGCTTTCCCATATTTCCGGAGTATTTCTTTATAATTCAGAGTACTCCAACTCCTCAGCAAAAACCCCAACATACGTATCGGCTACCCGGGTTAACGCTACGTTAGACCTGACCGGAAAGAGCCTGAATACATACCAGGTGTGTGTGGTGGATAATTACGGCACACAGAAGTGTGGACTTTCATTTAAGGTAACTTCCGCTGCTGTCGGCAGTATTGAGGTATCCTCATCACCATCAGGTGCCACATTTTATCTTGACGGCATAAGCAAGGGTACAACGCCGATAACTATTGACGACCTTGATGCAGGGACCTACAAGATCATGGTGAAAAAAGACGGCTATGCCGACTGGATGAGAGCGGTAACGATCAAGGACGGCACAACGGCCTCCTATACAGCAAACCTCGAAGTCAAAACCACCGCGACCACGGCAACACCCACCTCAGCCCCGACCACGATACCGACTTCCATTAAAGTGACACGAAAGCAGACAAGCGCGACACCGACACCC includes these proteins:
- a CDS encoding metal-dependent hydrolase, encoding MFVFAHAFLGALIGLGFWKLAGDRRALPLCILSALLPDLLNKPLALLFPGLLGAGRTIAHSLFFFSLVLIAGLLVWQYRHTLLGMACACGILSHQVLDAMWSVPATWFFPICGPFPTFILPDYLGHYFWLEISSLSEWIFAFASLVILICWSMGKPEFPTPVMTKQRIAALQVFAALFLGIMGVYLIVFGPAAVPHAFFAPTYDPVTDIMVGIMALCGAVVLVKWPVSATVPE
- a CDS encoding PEGA domain-containing protein; this translates as MVDNYGTQKCGLSFKVTSAAVGSIEVSSSPSGATFYLDGISKGTTPITIDDLDAGTYKIMVKKDGYADWMRAVTIKDGTTASYTANLEVKTTATTATPTSAPTTIPTSIKVTRKQTSATPTPWPSDTPTPASPLDVLVIVGGIGLALVALRRK